The following are encoded together in the Anoplopoma fimbria isolate UVic2021 breed Golden Eagle Sablefish chromosome 9, Afim_UVic_2022, whole genome shotgun sequence genome:
- the LOC129095793 gene encoding spectrin beta chain, non-erythrocytic 1-like isoform X2, protein MDLRDGRMLIKLLEVLSGERLPKPTKGRMRIHCLENVDKALQFLKEQRVHLENMGCHDIVDGNHRLTLGLIWTIILRFQIQDISVETEDNKEKRSAKDALLLWCQMKTAGYPNVNIRNFSTSWRDGMAFNALIHKHRPDLIDFDKLKKSNAHHNLQNAFNLAEQHLGITQLLDPEDISVDHPDEKSVITYVVTYYHYFSKMKALKVEGKRIGKVLDNAIETEKMIEKYESLASDLLEWIEQTIIILNNRKFANSLVGVQQQLQAFNTYRTVEKPPKFTEKGNLEVLLFTIQSKMRANNQKVYMPREGKLISDINKAWERLEKAEHERELALRMELIRQEKLEQLARRFDRKAAMRETWLSENQRLVSQDNFGFDLQAVEAATKKHEAIETDIAAYEERVQAVVSVAKELEVERYHDIKRITARKDNVIRLWEYLLELLKARRQRLEMNLGLQRVFQEMLYIMDWMDEMKMLLLSQDYGKHLLGVEDLLQKHALVEADIAIQADRVKAVSTNATKYPVNDDGYKPCDPHVIQDRVSHLEFCYQELTQLAAERRTRLEESRRLWKFFWEMAEEEGWIREKEQILSSVEHGKDLTGALRLLSQQRALEDEMSGRAGHLKHTIAEGQAMVQTDHFAATKIQERIDDLQAQWAALEQLAAVRRRKLEEALALHQFQVDADDIDAWTLDALRIVSSGETGHDEFSTQALFRKHKDAAAEVASYRPVIDSLHEQAALLPQEEAESEEVRGRLAGIEERHKEVTELTKLRKQALQDALALYKMFSEANACEVWIDEKEQWLNSMEIPEKLEDLEVVQHRFESLEPEMNNQASRVAVVNQIARQLMHNGHPSEKDIKTQQDKLNNRWSQFRDLVDQKKESLNSALGVQNYHLDCNETKSWIKEKTKVIESTQELGNDLTGVMALQRKLTGMERDLAAIEDKLVDLRGEAERLAEEHPDQAKAITGRLAEITAVWEEMKNTLKNREESLGEARKLQQFLRELDDFQSWLSRTQTAIASEDMPNTLAEAEKLMAQHEGIKNEIQNYEEDYQKMRDMGDMVTQGQTDAQYMFLRQRLQALDTGWNELHKMWENRQNLLSQSHAYQLFLRDTKQAEAFLNNQEYVLAHTEMPTTLEGAEAAIKKQEDFMTTMDANEDKINGVVEAGRRLASDGNINAERIQERVASIDDRHKKNREAAVELLMRLKDNRDLQKFLQDCQELSLWINEKMLTAQDMTYDEARNLHSKWLKHQAFMAELQSNKEWLDKIQKEGMLLVSEKPETEAVVKEKMAALHAMWEELESTTQTKAQCLFDANKAELFTQSCADLDKWMGGLEGQIQSDDYGKDLTSVNILLKKQQMLEKQVEVRQKEVVELQTQVKALGQEVKDTEEVDGRRQLVEMKFQELLEPLRRRKNFLVESREVHQFNRDVEDEILWVQERMAVATSSDHGHNLQTVQLLIKKNQTLQKEIQGHQPRINDILERSQSLMKDEIRQRLADLQELWRRLMEEAELRHGRLEEAHKAQQYYFDAAEAEAWMSEQELYMMSEEKAKDELSAVTMQKKHQIVEQAVEDYAETVHQLSKTSRGLVADGHPESERISMRQSQVDKLYAGLKDLSEERRGKLDERLRLFQLNREVDDLEQWIAEREVVAGSHELGQDYEHVTMLQERFREFARDTGNIGQERVDAVNRLADELINAGHGDAATVAEWKDGLNEAWADLLELIDTRTQILAASFELHKFYHDAKEILVRILDKQKKLPEEVGRDQNTVETLQRMHTTFEHDIQALGTQVRQLQEDAVRLQSAYAGDKADDIQRRESEVLEAWRSLLEACDGRRVRLLDTGDKFRFFSMVRDLMLWMDDVIRLIEAQENPRDVSSVELLMNNHQGIKAEIDARNDSFTACIELGKALLARKHYASEEIKEKLLQLTDKRKEMIDKWEDRWEWLRLILEVHQFSRDAGVAEAWLLGQEPYLSGREMGQSVDEVEKLIKRHEAFEKSAATWEERFSALERLTTLELLEVRRMQEEEERMRRPPTPEPVVVQQEEAEQQSGLVTQNGLPSDQDSPRDGVDGGDLVNGVGERSSKEPSPGASPTSGRKSKTSQSSTLPSKNQDSSSQLEGFLHRKHEWEAPNKKASNRSWHNVYCVINNQEVGFYKDSKAAAQGIPYHNQVPVSLREATCDVASDYKKKKHVFKLRVTDGNEFLFQAKDEDEMSTWIQAILNTSADRSDVQGSSPGTPVSGRAQTLPAAVTLTTESSPGKREKDKEKDKEKRFSLFSKKKQ, encoded by the exons ATGGACCTGAGGGACGGACGCATGCTCATCAAACTACTGGAGGTCCTGTCAGGAGAGAGACTG CCGAAGCCCACCAAAGGCCGGATGCGTATTCACTGTCTGGAGAACGTGGACAAAGCTCTGCAGTTCCTGAAGGAGCAGAGGGTTCACCTGGAGAACATGGGCTGTCACGACATCGTGGACGGAAACCACCGACTGACGCTGGGCCTCATCTGGACCATCATCCTCCGCTTCCAG ATTCAGGACATCAGTGTGGAGACTGAAgacaacaaagagaagagaTCGGCTAAAGACGCTCTGCTGCTCTGGTGTCAGATGAAGACGGCAGG GTATCCCAACGTGAACATCCGCAACTTCAGCACCAGCTGGAGAGACGGCATGGCCTTCAACGCTCTCATCCACAAACACAG aCCCGATCTGATTGATTTTGACAAACTGAAGAAGTCCAACGCTCACCACAACCTGCAGAACGCTTTCAACCTGGCAGAGCAACACCTGGGCATCACACAGCTGCTGGATCCAGAGG ATATCAGCGTGGACCATCCTGATGAGAAGTCCGTCATCACCTACGTGGTGACGTATTACCACTACTTCTCCAAGATGAAGGCTCTGAAGGTGGAGGGCAAACGCATCGGGAAG GTGTTGGATAACGCCATCGAGACGGAGAAGATGATCGAGAAGTACGAGTCTCTGGCCTCAGACCTGCTGGAGTGGATCGAACAgaccatcatcatcctcaacAATAGGAAGTTCGCCAACTCTCTGGTGGGagtccagcagcagcttcaggcctTCAACACCTACCGAACTGTGGAGAAACCCCCAAA GTTCACAGAGAAGGGAAACCTGGAGGTCCTTCTGTTCACCATCCAGAGTAAGATGAGAGCCAACAATCAGAAGGTCTACATGCCCCGAGAGGGAAAACTCATCTCAGACATCAACAAG GCCTGGGAGCGACTGGAGAAGGCGGAGCATGAGAGGGAGCTGGCTCTGAGGATGGAGCTGATTCGTCAGGAGAAACTGGAACAACTGGCCAGACGCTTCGACCGCAAAGCGGCCATGAGAGAAACCTGGCTCAGTGAGAACCAGAGGCTTGTGTCACAG GACAACTTTGGTTTCGACCTTCAGGCCGTCGAGGCAGCCACCAAGAAGCACGAGGCGATCGAGACGGACATCGCGGCGTACGAGGAGCGTGTCCAGGCCGTGGTCTCTGTGGCGAAGGAGCTGGAGGTGGAGCGCTACCACGACATCAAACGCATCACGGCCAGGAAGGACAACGTGATCCGGCTGTGGGAGTacctgctggagctgctgaaggCCCGCAGACAGAGACTGGAGATGAACCTGGGCCTGCAGAGAGTCTTCCAGGAGATGCTCTACATCATGGACTGGATGGATGAGATGAAG ATGTTGCTGCTGTCTCAGGATTATGGGAAGCATCTATTAGGTGTGGAGGACCTGCTGCAGAAACACGCCCTGGTGGAGGCTGACATTGCCATCCAGGCTGACCGGGTGAAGGCAGTCAGCACCAACGCAACCAAGTACCCCGTCAACGATGACG GCTACAAGCCCTGTGACCCTCACGTCATCCAGGACCGGGTCTCCCACCTGGAGTTCTGCTACCAGGAGCTGACCCAGCTGGCCGCTGAGCGCCGCACCCGCCTGGAGGAGTCCCGCCGTCTCTGGAAGTTCTTCTGGGAGATGGCCGAAGAGGAAGGCTGGATCCGTGAGAAGGAGCAGATCCTGTCCTCTGTCGAGCACGGCAAGGACCTGACGGGGGCACTACGCCTCCTCAGCCAGCAACGCGCTCTGGAGGATGAGATGAGCGGCCGCGCCGGCCACCTGAAGCACACCATCGCGGAGGGCCAGGCCATGGTGCAGACCGACCACTTCGCCGCCACCAAGATCCAGGAGCGTATTGATGACCTGCAGGCTCAGTGGGCAGCGCTGGAGCAGCTGGCAGCGGTGAGAAGAAGGAAGTTGGAGGAGGCGCTGGCATTGCACCAGTTCCAGGTCGATGCAGATGATATTGACGCCTGGACACTGGATGCCCTGCGCATCGTCTCCAGCGGAGAGACCGGCCATGACGAATTCTCCACCCAGGCTCTCTTCAGGAAGCACAAGGACGCGGCGGCGGAGGTGGCCAGCTACCGACCGGTCATTGACTCACTCCATGAGCAGGCTGCCTTACTGCCTCAAGAGGAGGCTGAGTCGGAGGAGGTGCGTGGACGTCTGGCCGGCATCGAGGAGCGCCACAAGGAGGTGACAGAACTGACAAAGCTGAGGAAGCAGGCACTGCAGGATGCTCTGGCTCTCTACAAGATGTTCAGCGAGGCCAACGCCTGTGAGGTTTGGATCGACGAGAAGGAGCAGTGGCTGAACAGCATGGAGATCCCCGAGAAACTGGAGGACCTTGAGGTCGTTCAGCACAG GTTTGAGAGTCTGGAGCCAGAGATGAACAACCAGGCGTCTCGTGTTGCTGTGGTAAACCAGATCGCCCGGCAGCTGATGCACAATGGTCACCCGAGTGAAAAGGACATCAAGACCCAGCAGGACAAACTCAACAACAG GTGGAGCCAGTTCCGAGATCTGGTGGACCAGAAGAAAGAGTCCCTCAACTCTGCTCTGGGTGTGCAGAACTACCACCTCGACTGCAACGAGACAAAGTCCTGGATTAAAGAGAAGACCAAAGTCATCGAGTCCACGCAGGAGCTGGGCAACGATCTCACTGGGGTCATGGCCCTGCAGCGCAAACTGACTGGTATGGAGCGCGACTTAGCTGCCATCGAGGACAAACTGGTCGATCTGCGAGGCGAGGCCGAGCGGCTGGCAGAGGAGCACCCTGACCAGGCAAAGGCCATCACAGGCCGCCTGGCTGAGATCACTGCCGTCTGGGAGGAAATGAAGAACACTCTGAAGAACCGCGAGGAGTCACTGGGCGAGGCCAGGAAACTGCAGCAGTTCCTGCGCGAGCTGGACGACTTCCAGTCCTGGCTGTCTCGCACTCAGACAGCCATTGCCTCCGAGGACATGCCCAACACTCTGGCTGAGGCCGAGAAGCTCATGGCCCAGCACGAAGGCATCAAGAACGAGATCCAGAACTACGAAGAGGACTACCAGAAGATGCGGGACATGGGGGACATGGTGACACAGGGCCAGACGGACGCGCAGTACATGTTCCTTCGACAGAGACTGCAGGCGCTCGACACCGGCTGGAACGAACTGCACAAGATGTGGGAGAACCGACAGAACCTGCTGTCCCAGTCTCATGCCTATCAGCTGTTCCTCAGGGACACCAAGCAGGCCGAGGCCTTCCTCAACAACCAG GAGTACGTCCTGGCGCACACCGAGATGCCCACCACTCTCGAGGGCGCAGAGGCAGCCATCAAAAAGCAGGAGGACTTCATGACCACCATGGACGCCAACGAAGACAAGATCAACGGCGTGGTGGAGGCCGGCAGGCGGCTGGCCAGCGACGGAAACATCAACGCCGAACGCATCCAGGAGAGAGTCGCTTCCATCGACGACAG ACACAAGAAGAACCGGGAGGCTGCGGTGGAGCTGCTGATGAGACTGAAGGACAACAGAGACCTGCAGAAGTTCCTGCAGGACTGCCAGGAG CTGTCTCTGTGGATCAATGAGAAGATGCTCACAGCTCAGGACATGACCTACGATGAGGCCAGGAACCTGCACAGCAAGTGGCTGAAGCACCAGGCCTTCATGGCTGAACTGCAGTCCAACAAAGAGTGGCTGGACAAGATCCAGAAG GAAGGGATGCTGCTGGTGTCGGAGAAGCCAGAGACGGAGGCGGTGGTGAAGGAAAAGATGGCGGCTCTCCACGCTATGTGGGAGGAGCTAGAGTCGACCACGCAGACTAAAGCTCAGTGTCTGTTCGACGCCAACAAGGCCGAGCTGTTCACTCAGAGCTGTGCCGACCTCGACAAGTGGATGGGTGGCCTGGAGGGGCAGATCCAGTCCGACGACTACGGCAAAGACCTGACCTCCGTCAACATCctgctgaaaaaacaacag ATGCTGGAGAAGCAGGTGGAGGTGCGGCAGAAGGAGGTGGTGGAGCTGCAGACCCAGGTGAAGGCTctgggtcaggaggtgaaggacaCTGAGGAGGTGGACGGGCGGAGGCAGCTGGTGGAGATGAAGTtccaggagctgctggagccGCTTCGCCGCCGCAAGAACTTCCTGGTGGAGTCGAGAGAAGTTCACCAGTTCAACCGAGACGTGGAGGACGAGATC CTCTGGGTTCAGGAGAGGATGGCCGTGGCCACGTCCTCCGACCACGGACACAACCTGCAGACGGTCCAGCTGCTCATCAAGAAGAACCAG ACTCTGCAGAAGGAGATCCAGGGCCATCAGCCTCGCATCAACGACATCCTGGAGCGCAGTCAGAGCCTCATGAAGGACGAGATCCGGCAGCGTCTGGCTGACCTGCAGGAGCTGTGGAGGCGGCTGatggaggaggcggagctccGCCACGGCCGGCTGGAGGAGGCACACAAAGCCCAGCAGTACTACTTTGACGCTGCCGAGGCCGAGGCCTGGATGAGCGAGCAGGAGCTGTACATGATGTCAGAGGAGAAGGCCAag GACGAGCTGAGCGCCGTCACCATGCAGAAGAAGCATCAGATCGTGGAGCAGGCTGTGGAGGACTACGCCGAGACCGTCCACCAGCTGTCCAAGACCAGCAGAGGACTGGTGGCAGATGGACACCCTGAGAG tgagcgAATCAGCATGCGTCAGTCTCAGGTGGATAAGCTGTACGCAGGCCTGAAGGACCTATCAGAGGAGAGGCGGGGCAAACTGGACGAGAGGCTCCGCCTCTTCCAGCTGAACCGGGAGGTGGACGACCTCGAGCAGTGGATCGCTGAGCGGGAGGTGGTGGCCGGATCGCACGAGCTGGGACAGGACTACGAGCATGTTACT ATGTTGCAGGAGCGTTTCCGTGAGTTTGCTCGGGATACCGGGAACATTGGTCAGGAGCGCGTGGACGCCGTCAACCGCCTGGCAGATGAGCTGATCAATGCCGGTCATGGGGACGCGGCAACGGTGGCGGAGTGGAAGGACGGGCTGAACGAGGCCTGGGCCGACCTGCTGGAGCTCATCGACACCAGGACGCAGATCCTTGCTGCCTCCTTTGAGCTCCACAAGTTCTACCACGACGCCAAGGAGATCCTGGTACGCATCCTGGACAAACAGAAGAAGCTGCCGGAGGAGGTCGGCCGTGACCAGAACACGGTGGAGACGCTGCAGAGGATGCACACCACCTTCGAACATGACATCCAGGCCCTGGGAACACAG GTGAGGCAGCTGCAGGAGGACGCGGTGCGCCTACAGTCGGCGTACGCCGGAGACAAAGCCGACGACATCCAGCGGAGGGAGAGCGAAGTGCTGGAGGCCTGGAGGAGTCTGCTGGAGGCCTGCGACGGACGCCGGGTCCGCCTCCTGGACACCGGAGACAAGTTCAGGTTCTTCAGCATGGTCCGAGACCTGATGCTGTGGATGGACGACGTGATCCGGCTCATCGAGGCCCAGGAGAACCCCAG AGACGTGTCGTCAGTGGAGCTGCTCATGAACAACCACCAGGGCATCAAGGCCGAGATCGACGCCCGGAATGACAGCTTCACCGCCTGCATTGAGCTCGGGAAGGCCCTGCTGGCCAGGAAACACTACGCTTCAGAGGAG atcaaagagaagctgctgcagctgacGGACAAAAGGAAAGAGATGATTGACAAGTGGGAGGACCGGTGGGAGTGGCTACGACTCA tcctGGAGGTGCACCAGTTCTCCCGGGACGCCGGCGTGGCCGAGGCCTGGCTGCTGGGTCAGGAGCCCTACCTGTCCGGCAGGGAGATGGGTCAGAGCGTGGACGAGGTGGAGAAGCTCATCAAACGCCACGAGGCCTTCGAGAAGTCCGCCGCCACCTGGGAGGAGCGGTTCTCTGCCCTGGAGAGGCTGACTACG ctggagctgctggaggtgaggaggatgcaggaagaagaggagaggatgaggaggccGCCGACTCCAGAGCCGGTTGTGGTTCAGCAGGAGGAAGCTGAGCAGCAGAG TGGACTCGTCACTCAGAACGGACTCCCATCAGACCAGGACTCTCCTCGG GACGGCGTGGATGGTGGAGATCTGGTGAACGGTGTCGGCGAGCGGAGCTCCAAGGAGCCGAGCCCCGGTGCATCCCCGACCTCCGGCAGGAAGAGTAAGACAAGTCAGTCATCCACGCTGCCCTCCAAGAACCAGGACTCGTCCTCTCAGCTGGAGGGATTCCTGCACCGCAAACACGAGTGGGAGGCCCCCAACAAGAAGGCCTCCAACAG GTCTTGGCACAATGTGTACTGCGTCATCAACAACCAGGAGGTGGGTTTCTACAAAGACAGTAAGGCGGCGGCTCAGGGGATCCCCTACCACAACCAGGTCCCCGTCAGCCTGAGGGAGGCCACCTGTGACGTGGCGTCAGActacaagaagaagaaacacgTGTTCAAACTCCG AGTCACGGATGGAAACGAGTTTCTGTTTCAAGCCAAAGATGAA GACGAGATGAGCACCTGGATCCAGGCCATCCTGAACACCAGCGCCGACCGCTCCGACGTGCAGGGCAGCAGCCCCGGCACGCCGGTGTCCGGGCGCGCTCAGACGCTGCCAGCCGCCGTCACGCTCACCACCGAGTCGAGTCCCGgcaagagagagaaggacaaagagaaggacaaggagaaacGCTTCAGTCTGTTCAGCAagaagaaacagtag